The following coding sequences lie in one Silene latifolia isolate original U9 population chromosome 5, ASM4854445v1, whole genome shotgun sequence genomic window:
- the LOC141656327 gene encoding protein GRAVITROPIC IN THE LIGHT 1-like, giving the protein MDSVKGPSTTASKSRIARAISKVLHVRALTGVSPADGFQKVKTKEKSRELKPHKVETLNGVQCKSTLKVDQQLVDRIARDALIAKLFASISSIKAAYAQLQHAQSPYDAEGIQSSDQIVISELKSLSESKQCFAKQQFDPFPEKALLTYEVEEQKNVLKTYEILGRKLESQLKLKDSEITFLKEKLEESKKENRLIEKRLNASGQLFVLDNLHMSGLSPNHFIPVLRHTIRSIRTFVRLMVNEMQSSGWNLDAAVNVIHPGVKYWKPEHKCFTFESFLCKEMFDSFHIPNFAVAGESLPDHKQRRRLFFERFTELKSVRGKDYLSQKPKSTFGKFCRVKYLRVVHPKMESSFFGNLTQRNQVNSGDYPDTAFFTTFAEMAKRIWLLHCLAFSFEPVASIFQFKKGCRFSEVYMESVSDEAFLPGTDPTVAFTVVPGFKIGKTCIQSQVYLAGA; this is encoded by the coding sequence ATGGATTCCGTTAAAGGTCCATCAACCACCGCGAGTAAGAGTAGGATTGCTCGTGCGATCTCAAAAGTTCTCCATGTTCGGGCTCTCACAGGGGTTTCCCCGGCTGATGGATTTCAAAAGGTTAAAACGAAAGAAAAGAGCCGGGAACTGAAGCCACACAAGGTTGAGACACTAAATGGTGTCCAATGCAAGTCAACATTAAAGGTAGATCAACAGCTAGTTGATAGGATTGCTCGAGATGCTCTTATTGCCAAACTATTTGCCAGCATTTCATCTATCAAAGCTGCATATGCCCAGTTACAACATGCTCAATCTCCCTATGATGCCGAAGGCATTCAGTCTTCCGATCAGATAGTGATCAGTGAGCTAAAAAGTTTATCGGAGTCGAAACAATGTTTTGCCAAGCAACAATTTGACCCTTTTCCCGAGAAAGCTCTCCTTACATATGAAGTTGAAGAGCAAAAGAATGTACTGAAAACATACGAGATCTTAGGGAGAAAATTGGAGTCTCAGCTGAAGTTGAAAGACTCGGAAATCACATTCCTGAAAGAGAAACTGGAGGAATCCAAGAAAGAAAATAGGTTAATTGAGAAAAGGTTGAATGCCAGTGGCCAACTGTTTGTTCTTGACAATCTTCACATGTCGGGGCTAAGCCCGAACCACTTTATTCCTGTTCTTCGACATACTATAAGATCTATCAGGACGTTTGTGAGGCTGATGGTCAATGAGATGCAGTCTTCTGGGTGGAATTTGGATGCAGCTGTGAATGTTATTCATCCCGGTGTGAAGTACTGGAAACCTGAGCATAAGTGCTTCACATTCGAGTCATTTCTGTGCAAAGAAATGTTTGATAGCTTCCACATCCCGAACTTTGCTGTTGCCGGTGAATCTTTACCGGATCACAAGCAACGACGTAGGTTATTTTTCGAGAGATTTACCGAACTTAAGTCTGTCAGAGGGAAGGATTATCTAAGTCAAAAGCCTAAATCGACTTTTGGGAAGTTCTGCCGGGTCAAGTACTTACGAGTCGTGCACCCTAAGATGGAATCATCCTTCTTTGGTAACTTGACCCAGAGAAACCAAGTCAACTCTGGCGATTACCCCGATACCGCATTCTTCACCACATTTgcagaaatggcaaaaagaataTGGCTTCTGCATTGCTTGGCATTCTCTTTTGAACCAGTAGCCTCCATTTTCCAGTTCAAGAAAGGGTGTCGGTTTTCAGAAGTGTACATGGAAAGTGTCTCCGACGAGGCATTTTTGCCAGGGACCGATCCAACCGTAGCATTTACAGTAGTTCCCGGGTTTAAGATCGGTAAGACATGTATCCAATCTCAAGTGTATCTTGCCGGTGCATGA